The DNA window tcatttaaaaaaattatattatgtaaaatGTATAACACCTGTGAAGGTGGTACATTATGGGTATATATGCGAAATTTGTGTCTCCAACTAATTTTCGAATTTCTAAACAACGGATTTATTCAATTCGTTAAAGAGGTAGAAAGtgaaaatgttataatactatttttttataaataaaaattacggttaatgattttataataaatcgGTAATATCTTTTTCCATATACATTGGGCTAAGTTTTGGAGAATAATACTTAACTacatttccatttttgtCTACTAAGAATTTTCCAAAGTTCCATCCGATGTTTTCTAGTACACCGTTTTCATCATGCATCTGAAAAAGGAAAgtatgaattaaaaaaggtaAAATGGGTTGTTATTTTGCGCATTTGTATGGTTCGTTATGGAGcgttttaaaaatgcacACACAATAGGGACCAGATAAATGACTAACCTCGTTGCAGTTAAATTTAAGGTACTTAAAAAGTTCGTGGGTATTTTCCCCATTAACTTCAACAGGAGCAAAGACAtggtattttatatttttctcttGATTAAATTGGCTGATATCGCAACTTTGTTTAAATTCTTGGCTAAAAAACTGATATGTAGGGAAGCCCAAAATCTGCGAAAGGTCaaaatgtgcatatatacataggTATATTGAATCATATTTCGTATAatcaataaatatgttaccAAACAAAATGCAATGAGTTTGTATATTTGCACACAGCTGCACTGGTAAAGCTATACATGTAAAGTTAAAATGCATTTACTAACCTCTAATCCTTTATCATTGAATTTTTCATGTAATTCATTAAATTGATTAACATGATTTTTAGTTAATCCACACTTTGATGcggaattaaaaataattaagaCTTTGTTTTTGTAGTTTGACATTGGTACATCGGTTCCATTTAATGACTTTACATTATAGTCATATAGAGATGGCTTCAACTCCGTTTTTAATAccgttatttttttaaaaaagggaaacattgtgataaaattttcaccggcaattaaaaataatatacataatttaattattaataatattcgCATTGTGCCAACCCTTAAAGagataatattttgaactTTATTTTAGAACAAATTTATCTTCGTATATGCAATACTGTTgtgaatttaaaaaggtGGGGGTATTTATTTGACCTTTTCTCGACGTATAATGGCGAAAAAgggaattattttttctttttgtcaTCAAACGGGCATAATAAAGCAAAGCAGTAAAGCAAAACAACTATGCGGtaattatcaaatatactattgtaatattattaaaggcaaaattatatttttatgggatatatttaaaaatttttcatttataattCTCAAATTGTTCAGGCAAAATGTTgactataaaatataaaaatgaataacaaaatccataattatgataaaaaaataaattaataattattttgtaatttttttttaatttttattaaatatacaatacgcattatttttccttttcctCTCATCCCCGagcaatattatataagggttagaaaaaaaaaaaaaccttagtaaaaaaaataaaaattgtccCTTAAAATGTGAGGAGATAAAAGAGTAAAATATTctgaatataatatttattcattttgttgtataacattttttttgttttcttttttgtgagcatttcttaaaaattgtttattgGCATTTTTGAAGTGTGgcaaaaaattgaaaaatctatataaaaaaaataatataagaaataaatatcatacaattttatagtatatataataatagatTTATAAGAATTAATAATGCTAtagaataattataatttttttatttttgaaaattgtGTTTAAGTATTTATGGCTACCtcaaatataatacatatccACGTCACACTATGgccatatttatataacctTCCTTAATACATATTCAATTTGTATACACACAAATCAAACTATTATAATAGTCTTAAGGAAATGATGCGTATGCTTGGCATTGTCtcatttgatttattttactttttttgaaaataagtaaaaataCGAGTAgccttttaaaaaaaaaaaaaaaaaaaaaaatgaaattagcTAGTAAAACCGTCTTAAATACATTACcccttttattaatattattaactaTATGTACACGcaatattttgataaattcaaaaaagtTAAATTATACTAAAGGGGGAAACCATACATACAATTATAATGggtggaaaaaaaatgatataaataaatacttttatattcataactggaaaaaaagaaaacgaAGAAATTACAAATTACAGCATTACAAGCTTTGCTcgattttttcaatattcaAAAAGCAAAACGATGAGAAAGgagagaaaaaaacaaatgtcTCTCCCATTAGCAATCAGACTGCTACCCCCAAAAGTGACACCCAGAAAGGTGGAAGCGATGGGAAAGGGAAGGTTGAAAATGTTATCAAGGGTGAAGCAAAAGgcataaagaaaaatgacATAAAGAAAAGGGGTGAAGATAGTCAGACTAGCCATGAGGGCGAGACCTATCCTGAAATTGTGCTAGACATGAATAAAAACCCACAAGACGCTctgaaaaatatacaaaaatatacagagcacttaaaaaatgttatggataaaatgataagcttgttaaataatatttttttttataaaacaaaatatatagaaaataataaagatttcaaaatgttttttgaatatatatttaaagagtttgaaaagaattataaaaaagttacatatataaatgaaatagaaaaaatgcatTATGAAGATactaaaaatgaatattatttagctaactataaatattttgtaaaaatagcTAGCATAATTGAAGAACATTTATTAcacatattaaaattaaaattacaaCTTTTAAAACTAAAAGCTTTAAATGAGATTAAAGATATAATTTCTAAACAAACTAATAATACAGATtatgtttctttttataataatataaataatatttttatttcatttgaaaaagagttaaataatttacaaccagataaatatatttttactatatatgacaatataaaagaaaaaaaaagtaatatgctagtaaattttaattataacatatctattgataaatatcaaaatcatattaaaaaaattatagattaccttaaaaaattttcacaagatctaacaaaaaaaaaaaaaaaaaaattttataaagacattgaaaaaaacgagcattatgaaaatatattaagagTAATAGATAATcaacaaaaacaaattgAAGTATTACAAGAACAATTAGAATCATCTATTGATGGAggaaatggaaaatattcCCCTTTCTATTGTTCTATTGCTTATAGAATACCAgatacaaatttaaatatatctacACAGTaccttaaaaaaaaattcaatataaaattaaattgcATTCCAGATGATTCTATGCATCTATTGGGTTCGTATGGATTCGTTAAAGCTCTTCCTTTTGGTAATCTTGGGCtttcattatcattaaatttttaagagGCACAATAAATGTGGGTAGAGTAGACCACATAAATGTTTCTGAATCATgattacttttatttttaactttGTTATTTGGagttatcatttttttttaaaatgttttgaataattatatgctaATTAATGGATATAAGAAGTAGATATTTTTTGCTTCTcacaatttatatattcacgtcacatgcatatatgctgtgccgttttttttttgttttttttaattatataactaTAAAGCTTATGCTATTTGaataaactttttaaacATGCATTTTAGGttttactattttgttATCAATTGGGTTATAGTCATAATACTATACATGGTATgcttacttttttttaatttaaaaaatggttTATCTCGATTCAGGTTGCATTTATAAATAGGCGTCATCCTGATTaggataatataaattgatcaattcttttatattataaaaatttgcatTTACAAATTCTTTCCATTGATTTGCATTAGCAagtatatcatatataattctatTTCTTTGTAATAtgtcaaaaaatattacataatttttattttcctgaACAAGCTGAAGAATTTTTTGTCTAGCTGATTCAACTTTATACTCTCTTTTTATATCCACTAAAAGATTTCTTAACTCTtttgattttattaataatgtcAATAATTCTTTCATAGATGCCCATTCTGGATTCTCTTCTTTATCAACTCCTTGGAAATACTTTGTAACCATATTCTTGTACCTTTGAATTTTTCCAATTACTTGTTTGTAGACGTTTTCCTTGGTAATGCAGTGTTCCTCTGCGATCTGGGTcgacgaaaaaaaataaataaaaataaataaaaaaataaatatgctatgcaaatataattaGGGCACAACTCCAATTTGTATGAAACCCACCTTAGTAGACAggaacaaataaatataatttgagTCTTCCCTAAAAGTTTGCGATTTGAAACGTTTCTTATccattatttttccattagaccatattattaaatctttttcatttaattctgtatcttttatattatacatcCTTTTAATTAAATCCATTGATTCTTTTACTAAATCGAACCATGATTTTAGCATgacctttttttttgtattcctGTGAATTATTGTCATTGgtgttattttttcctataaaaataaaaaaataaataaattgggTTTACTTAAAATGGTAAAAGAAACATTTCTACTACCTAATGATATAGCACTATTCGAATATATTACTACTACGGatgatgtttttttttttttctatacaATTTCCGAGTAAGCAAGTATccaaaaaaacaaaatactTATCCATAATGAaacattcatatttttcttcgGGTGACAAATACAAAATGAGAGAAAGTagttataattaaatattgtaaaaatgtatatataaatttgagGAAAATTATGCTAtggaaaacaaaaaatggtatatgcccattatatataattcttttGCTTCTTAAAACTtcacatatattatgagACAGCTAAAGAAAtctattattaatatagtataccctttttcttttctctCTTTAATTATTGGATAGAATGAAACATTTTGAATAAtagttataaatttattatatattcttttctCCTTTCTtgcaaaaatatgttttacaCATATTCAcacaataatatacatatgttaCCAAGAAAAAGGAAGaggtaaaaatattttactatGGTACcgcaaaaaattataaaatatcatgTCTGtagaattagaaaaaataaaaaaggaaaaagagAGTCATTGacttaaaataatattttatttttattaattatgtactaaataaaaattaatgtttCATATCTATGTAgttatttcatttgtttgAGGATATAATGATACTTGTGTGTGCATTTTTATTGAACTGTAAAGAGAGTATGAAcaaatgtattattaatacTCACAAAAAAGAACCATGTTTTCCTTCTCAGCAATTTATcatgttttaaattattttaaaagaatatcTCATATTATAAGCCATTGATTTTAATATAGTGAATATACACATTCTACATATagattaataaatatcagTCATtattcaatattatttttgtacatgcaatatttaacaaaattagTTAAAAGagtaaaaaaacatgaacaggtcatatattttcccAATTTTACACACCTATTTTATTcgtctatttttattttttattattaaatgagGAAACTACCAATTTcaaatataagaaaatattataaaatatgatggAATAACAGGTTAATAAgctaatattttatatgtctttttatttaagcCCCCATATTTGGGCTTGTGTAAacgtatatttatttcgaaTGAGCTAtttttgcaaaaaaaaaaaaaatatttagctAGTTGTCTATATTTTCCCTCTAATTGTGCAgtttaaaatgtaaaaataaaagaatggAAGGAAAGGGTCATATGAAATGAAGTTTAtattgaatttttaaaaaagcataacatattttggttatatatacacatttttaataattataggatcatttcatttgttttgcacaatttttacatttttatacataaaaaataaagacatTTTTTGTTGTATGCAATgtgataattatatatgcaacaTTGTTGACTCACTTTAGGTGTCAATTATGACCCCACAATAGCAACATCGATAAGTATAATTTTACATGAACACCTGAACATGCTATTAAAtagctttttttatttttattagtatTAAATGGCTAGTCATATTaacaattaatattttatagaaCTCTTGGAAATTCAAGCTTTATTGCTATTgtgcttatatatatatatgcctatgcatattcatttttttattctaacTGTTTGTATTTAACTAAGCCATCCAATGTATAGTACTTGGCTTTTTaaggaaaagaaaaaacaaaaatgttGTATGCATAAAGgtataaaaagaatatttttaggggaataaaaaaattaatttaaaattaaactAGCGACCTTTGGcctaaaaattaaataataaaaaagcaaGCCAAAATATTAATGCATACATgcgtatatataatacataatactatttatatggtaaaaaaatatgtgggaaatatattatgaaaaataatatttatacaaataaaattttaagggtaaaatgataaaattgttgcaatgatttaaaaaaaataaaatatgatcgttaaaatatttggggaatgaatatatcaaataatatacaatttcagaacttttttatacaaGCCAATAaggaatatattatttagatAAATATAGTTATAAAATAGTGTTATATTCTGtatttatgaataaaaatatttataacacACAGTGTTGGAAAacttatattaataaggtaaccattttattaaaaattaagtaTAATACTATTAAGGTACAGCTTTAAAaggtttttaaaaaagtatttaaGGAAGTGATGAAAAAGGCATAAATCTGTCAATTGAAATTAAGCCTTGAACAAGCAggtcaaataaataacataGATATAgtagtatatataagtaaggtgaaaaaaaaaaaaaaaaaagtaaagaaATGTAACAAAATGTCACGAAGTAATGAAGCCAAcgataatttatattttctcgCAATTagcaaaaataaagttactatatatgaatataatgcTGAATTTAGTAAAAGTATAATATCTGATATCgaagaagaaataaaacgAAGTGAAACTATAAATAGCCAAAATGATGACACAACTCCAAAAGGTgtcataaataatacaaacaATCATATTACGCCTTTAAAAAGATCAAgtaacaaatttaataatgattatttaattaataggGGTATTAGTATATATAGAGAATATGAAGGTGTGGAACTAGCTACTTGTACTCgtgattataaaaaaataatacttgTCAGAAAGAATGATCTAAATGTTGCAGAAATAATTGATATAAAAACGGATGAACATATtagttatataaaaaccaaaacacaaataaaaagaattgTTACTAGTCCTAGAGATTCTCATATTGTTTTACATTGCCAATATAAACCtgatatatcaaataaaaatctgtatatatacaaaattggtggaaaaaataataaaaaaaaaaaaaaaaaaaaagataacaAGGAGGCAGAAAATTCAGAACAAACCGAACAGAATGAAAACAAACATAATAATGTTACAAAAACagatgaaataatttataatgaaTCTTTAGTACATGAAATGGCATTAAATAGTTATAGTAATAGTAATTGGCCGTTTTTTAAATGGACAGATAGTGAATCAAATTGTTTatgtttaataaataatcaaatatatatatataaagacaataattttaatgttatatccgataaattaaaactaGAGCATATCGAATTTTTTGAAGTATCACCAGAACAATATATTACAGAGAAtggtgaaaataataatggaagtccaaataaaagaaaagtcTTTTTAGCTACTTATGAAAGAGGAACAAAAGGAAATTCTTcagtatttaaaatatttaacttAGATAATTTAagtaaacatatatattcaaaaaacttttttaattccgatgaaataaaattaaaatggaACAAAAATGGtacatcattattattacaaataCATACACAAGttgataaagaaaaacaatCCTACTATGGATCaagtaatttatattttatagataCAATACAATTAAAAGATGTTAATATTATGACAA is part of the Plasmodium chabaudi chabaudi strain AS genome assembly, chromosome: 6 genome and encodes:
- a CDS encoding glutathione peroxidase-like thioredoxin peroxidase, putative, whose protein sequence is MRILLIIKLCILFLIAGENFITMFPFFKKITVLKTELKPSLYDYNVKSLNGTDVPMSNYKNKVLIIFNSASKCGLTKNHVNQFNELHEKFNDKGLEILGFPTYQFFSQEFKQSCDISQFNQEKNIKYHVFAPVEVNGENTHELFKYLKFNCNEMHDENGVLENIGWNFGKFLVDKNGNVVKYYSPKLSPMYMEKDITDLL
- a CDS encoding peripheral plastid protein 1, putative is translated as MKLASKTVLNTLPLLLILLTICTRNILINSKKLNYTKGGNHTYNYNGWKKNDINKYFYIHNWKKRKRRNYKLQHYKLCSIFSIFKKQNDEKGEKKTNVSPISNQTATPKSDTQKGGSDGKGKVENVIKGEAKGIKKNDIKKRGEDSQTSHEGETYPEIVLDMNKNPQDALKNIQKYTEHLKNVMDKMISLLNNIFFYKTKYIENNKDFKMFFEYIFKEFEKNYKKVTYINEIEKMHYEDTKNEYYLANYKYFVKIASIIEEHLLHILKLKLQLLKLKALNEIKDIISKQTNNTDYVSFYNNINNIFISFEKELNNLQPDKYIFTIYDNIKEKKSNMLVNFNYNISIDKYQNHIKKIIDYLKKFSQDLTKKKKKKFYKDIEKNEHYENILRVIDNQQKQIEVLQEQLESSIDGGNGKYSPFYCSIAYRIPDTNLNISTQYLKKKFNIKLNCIPDDSMHLLGSYGFVKALPFGNLGLSLSLNF
- a CDS encoding eukaryotic translation initiation factor eIF2A, putative, with the protein product MSRSNEANDNLYFLAISKNKVTIYEYNAEFSKSIISDIEEEIKRSETINSQNDDTTPKGVINNTNNHITPLKRSSNKFNNDYLINRGISIYREYEGVELATCTRDYKKIILVRKNDLNVAEIIDIKTDEHISYIKTKTQIKRIVTSPRDSHIVLHCQYKPDISNKNLYIYKIGGKNNKKKKKKKDNKEAENSEQTEQNENKHNNVTKTDEIIYNESLVHEMALNSYSNSNWPFFKWTDSESNCLCLINNQIYIYKDNNFNVISDKLKLEHIEFFEVSPEQYITENGENNNGSPNKRKVFLATYERGTKGNSSVFKIFNLDNLSKHIYSKNFFNSDEIKLKWNKNGTSLLLQIHTQVDKEKQSYYGSSNLYFIDTIQLKDVNIMTNKGLIYDTIWSYNQNKFYVCKGEIPADIVLHDKNGNIIHSYGKHKFNTLKLNYNEKLLLTGGFGNLSGDISIWNTINKKEITKTKSSCAVICEFFNDDKHFLTATTHPRLRVDNNIKIYKYNGLIVSKLDFDELYNVIILPFNKIKSQPIDISINPNSDLQKYINKQLGIDSKKVGIYKAPGSTAKTSLNGLGIMARPPKPSLPPGCNFVVEEKTNKKKKKKKAPKNKDKKEPF